One part of the Prunus persica cultivar Lovell chromosome G5, Prunus_persica_NCBIv2, whole genome shotgun sequence genome encodes these proteins:
- the LOC18776912 gene encoding hsp70-Hsp90 organizing protein 3, with protein sequence MADEAKAKGNAAFSSGDFNAAVTHFTEAINLAPTNHVLYSNRSAAYASLNKYSEALADAKKTVEVKPDWGKGYSRLGAAHVGLGHYGDAISAYKRGLEIDPNNEALKSGLADAQAGAARSRAGPSPMNPFGDAFSGPEMWAKLTADPSTRAFLQQPDFVKMMQEIQTNPSNLNLYLKDQRVMQALGVLLNVKLRGGPAGAEDEEIPESPPAPKQPEPRKEEKKSEPEPMEVSEEESEAKKRKAEAIKEKEAGNAAYKKKDFDTAIQHYTKAMELDDEDISYIMNRAATYLEMGQLEDCIKDCDKAVERGRELRADYKMIAKVLTRKGTALVKMAKGSKDFEPAIEMFQKALTEHRNPDTLKKLNDAEKAKKELEQQEYFDPKLADEEREKGNEYFKQQKYPEAIKHYSESLRRNPKDPKAYSNRAACYTKLGAMPEGLKDAEKCIELDPTFAKGYTRKGAVQFFMKEYEKALETYQEGLKHDASNQELLDGVRRCVQQINKASRGDLSPDELKERQAKGMQDPEIQNILQDPVMRQVLTDFQENPKAAQEHTKNPMVMNKIQKLVSAGIVQLR encoded by the exons ATGGCCGACGAAGCCAAAGCCAAAGGCAACGCAGCTTTCTCCTCCGGCGACTTTAACGCCGCCGTCACTCATTTTACGGAAGCCATCAACCTCGCTCCCACCAACCATGTCCTCTACTCCAACCGATCCGCCGCCTACGCATCGCTCAACAAATACTCCGAAGCCCTAGCCGATGCCAAGAAGACCGTCGAGGTTAAGCCCGATTGGGGCAAAGGCTACAGCCGCCTCGGCGCGGCTCACGTCGGCTTGGGCCACTACGGTGACGCCATTTCGGCGTACAAGAGAGGTCTCGAGATCGATCCCAACAACGAGGCTCTTAAGTCCGGCTTGGCCGACGCTCAGGCCGGTGCGGCTCGGTCACGCGCCGGACCCTCGCCTATGAACCCATTTGGGGACGCGTTCTCGGGTCCCGAGATGTGGGCCAAGCTCACGGCCGACCCGTCGACCCGTGCCTTTTTGCAGCAGCCCGATTTTGTGAAAATGATGCAGGAGATTCAGACAAACCCTAGCAATCTCAATCTGTATTTGAAGGACCAGAGGGTTATGCAAGCCCTTGGGGTTTTGCTCAACGTGAAGCTCCGCGGTGGGCCGGCGGGAGCGGAGGATGAGGAGATACCGGAGTCTCCGCCGGCGCCGAAACAACCCGAGCCGCggaaggaggagaagaagtcTGAGCCGGAGCCGATGGAGGTGAGCGAAGAGGAGAGTGAGGCCAAGAAGAGGAAAGCCGAGGCCATAAAGGAGAAGGAAGCTGGCAATGCCGCTTACAAGAAGAAGGACTTCGACACTGCCATTCAGCACTATACCAAGGCTATGGAGTTGGATGATGAGGACATTTCGTATATCATGAATCGCGCTGCGACATATTTGGAGATGGGTCAG TTGGAGGACTGTATTAAAGACTGTGACAAGGCTGTGGAAAGGGGAAGAGAGCTAAGGGCAGACTATAAGATGATCGCAAAGGTTTTGACTAGGAAGGGAACCGCGCTGGTGAAGATGGCAAAAGGCTCGAAGGACTTTGAACCTGCTATTGAGATGTTCCAGAAAGCTCTCACGGAGCATCGCAACCCAGATACATTGAAGAAATTGAATGATGCTGAGAAAGCAAAGAAGGAGCTAGAGCAACAAGAGTATTTTGATCCAAAGTTAGCTGACGAGGAGCGTGAGAAAG GCAATGAATATTTCAAGCAGCAAAAGTACCCAGAGGCTATTAAGCATTACAGTGAATCTTTGAGAAGGAACCCCAAGGATCCAAAG GCATATAGTAACAGAGCTGCTTGCTATACAAAACTCGGGGCAATGCCCGAGGGATTGAAGGATGCAGAGAAGTGCATTGAGCTTGATCCAACCTTTGCAAAGGGTTATACCAGAAAAGGTGCTGTCCAGTTTTTCATGAAAGAATATGAGAAAGCTTTGGAAACATACCAGGAGGGGTTAAAACATGATGCTAGCAACCAGGAATTGCTTGATGGTGTGCGAAG ATGTGTTCAGCAAATCAACAAAGCTAGCCGTGGGGATCTGAGTCCCGATGAATTGAAGGAGAGACAG GCTAAAGGAATGCAGGACCCAGAAATTCAGAATATCCTCCAAGATCCTGTTATGAGACAG GTGTTGACTGATTTCCAGGAAAATCCCAAGGCAGCTCAGGAACACACAAAGAACCCAATGGTGATGAACAAGATCCAGAAGCTGGTCAGTGCTGGAATTGTCCAGCTTAGATGA
- the LOC18777319 gene encoding elongation factor G-2, chloroplastic produces the protein MATESVRVYSFSFNGSQTRPAIPLSPARFLGLRPRPSSSLTSSSLSHFFGNVRLSSSNSSKLSILRQQSRRNLSVVAMAADDGKRAVPLEDYRNIGIMAHIDAGKTTTTERILFYTGRNYKIGEVHEGTATMDWMEQEQERGITITSAATTTFWDKHRINIIDTPGHVDFTLEVERALRVLDGAICLFDSVAGVEPQSETVWRQADRYGVPRICFVNKMDRLGANFFRTRDMIVTNLGAKPLVLQIPVGAEDNFKGVIDLVKMRAILWSGEELGAKFVYEDIPSDLLELAQEYRSQMIETIVELDDEAMEGYLEGVEPDEETIKKLIRKGTISISFVPVLCGSAFKNKGVQPLLDAVVDYLPSPLDVPPMKGTDADNPEIIIERAASDDEPFAGLAFKIMSDPFVGSLTFVRIYAGKLAAGSYVLNANKGKKERIGRLLEMHANSREDVKVALAGDIVALAGLKDTITGETLSDPEHPIVLERMDFPDPVIKVAIEPKTKADVDKMGAGLVKLAQEDPSFHFSRDEEINQTVIEGMGELHLEIIVDRLKREFKVEANVGAPQVNYRESISRVAETRYVHKKQSGGQGQFADITVRFEPMEPGNGYEFKSEIKGGAVPREYIPGVMKGLEECMSNGVLAGFPVVDVRAVLVDGSYHDVDSSVLAFQLAARGAFREGIKKAAPKMLEPIMKVEVVTPEEHLGDVIGDLNSRRGQINSFNDKPGGLKVVDALVPLAEMFQYVSTLRGMTKGRASYTMQLAKFDVVPQHIQNQLAAKEEEVAA, from the exons ATGGCTACAGAGTCAGTGAGAGTGTACAGTTTCAGCTTCAATGGGTCTCAGACAAGGCCAGCCATTCCTCTCTCGCCAGCTCGCTTTCTGGGTCTTCGTCCCCGaccctcttcttctctcacCTCATCTTCGCTTTCCCACTTCTTTGGGAATGTGCGGCTCAGCAGTTCCAACTCCTCAAAGCTCTCTATTTTACGCCAACAGAGCCGAAGAAACCTCTCTGTTGTCGCTATGGCTGCTGATG ATGGAAAGCGTGCAGTGCCATTAGAAGATTATCGCAATATAGGAATTATGGCTCACATAGACGCGGGGAAGACTACTACAACTGAACGGATTTTGTTTTATACTGGAAGAAACTATAAAATAGGGGAGGTGCACGAAGGAACAGCAACTATGGACTGGATGGAGCAAGAACAAGAAAGAGGCATTACCATAACTTCTGCTGCAACCACAACATTTTGGGACAAACACAGGATTAACATTATTGATACTCCTGGCCATGTTGACTTCACCCTTGAAGTGGAGCGAGCTCTCAGAGTACTGGATGGTGCTATATGTTTGTTTGACAGTGTTGCTGGTGTGGAACCTCAATCCGAAACTGTGTGGAGACAAGCTGATAGATATGGGGTGCCCAGAATTTGCTTTGTCAATAAAATGGATCGTCTTGGAGCAAACTTTTTCAGAACAAGAGACATGATAGTGACAAACTTGGGTGCCAAACCACTTGTACTTCAAATTCCAGTAGGTGCAGAAGATAATTTTAAGGGAGTTATTGATCTCGTGAAGATGAGAGCTATACTTTGGTCTGGAGAAGAGTTGGGTGCGAAATTTGTTTACGAGGATATTCCATCTGATCTTCTGGAGCTGGCTCAAGAATATAGGTCACAGATGATAGAAACCATTGTTGAATTAGACGATGAAGCTATGGAGGGCTATCTAGAAGGAGTTGAACCTGATGAAGAAACcattaagaaattaattaggaAGGGAACCATCTCAATTAGTTTTGTGCCAGTGTTATGTGGCTcagcttttaaaaataaggggGTACAACCTTTGCTTGATGCTGTCGTGGATTATTTGCCTTCACCTCTTGACGTGCCACCAATGAAGGGGACTGATGCAGATAACCCAGAAATCATTATTGAGAGGGCTGCAAGTGATgatgaaccatttgctggGCTAGCATTCAAGATCATGAGTGATCCATTTGTGGGATCCCTTACATTTGTGAGAATCTATGCAGGAAAGCTAGCTGCTGGATCCTATGTACTGAATGCAAACAAGGGAAAAAAGGAGAGGATTGGTAGACTTCTAGAAATGCACGCAAACAGTAGGGAGGATGTTAAGGTAGCTTTAGCTGGTGATATTGTTGCGCTTGCAGGCCTAAAAGATACCATTACAGGTGAAACATTGAGTGACCCTGAGCATCCTATTGTGCTTGAAAGAATGGACTTCCCTGATCCTGTAATTAAGGTGGCAATTGAACCCAAAACTAAAGCTGATGTTGATAAGATGGGAGCTGGTTTGGTTAAGCTTGCTCAAGAAGACCCTTCTTTCCACTTCTCACGGGATGAAGAGATCAATCAGACAGTTATTGAAGGGATGGGAGAATTGCATCTTGAGATTATTGTTGATCGCCTCAAAAGGGAATTCAAG GTTGAAGCCAATGTTGGAGCACCCCAGGTAAATTACAGGGAAAGTATTTCCAGGGTTGCAGAAACGAGGTACGTGCACAAGAAACAATCGGGTGGACAAGGTCAATTTGCTGATATCACTGTGCGTTTTGAACCCATGGAGCCTGGTAATGGATACGAGTTCAAGAGTGAAATCAAGGGAGGTGCTGTGCCAAGAGAATACATACCTGGGGTGATGAaaggattagaggagtgtatgagcAACGGTGTGCTTGCAGGCTTTCCTGTCGTTGATGTACGCGCTGTACTAGTTGATGGTTCTTACCATGATGTCGACTCAAGTGTGTTGGCATTCCAATTGGCAGCCAGAGGAGCTTTCCGGGAGGGGATAAAGAAAGCTGCCCCGAAAATGCTTGAACCGATAATGAAAGTCGAAGTTGTTACACCTGAGGAACATCTGGGAGATGTGATTGGTGATCTCAACTCCAGGAGAGGTCAGATCAACAGCTTCAATGATAAACCTGGTGGTCTCAAG GTGGTTGATGCGCTGGTTCCTCTTGCAGAGATGTTCCAATATGTTAGTACACTGCGGGGCATGACAAAAGGTCGTGCATCCTATACCATGCAATTAGCTAAGTTCGATGTTGTTCCTCAGCACATTCAGAACCAGCTTGCTGCCAAGGAGGAAGAAGTTGCAGCTTGA
- the LOC18777173 gene encoding alternative NAD(P)H-ubiquinone oxidoreductase C1, chloroplastic/mitochondrial, protein MMSSVALAASASFVPFNSRAKHLARLFPGFSRRCGETNISLSASSQQKGFRFAVASSASGTNGNVAEIPEAETAPQLYSWPDKKRPRVCILGGGFGGLYTALRLESLEWPDDRKPQVLLVDQSERFVFKPMLYELLSGEVDAWEIAPRFSDLLANTSVLFFQDKAKLLYPSDHLEVNGPTQSSCGGSVLLESGLLVEYDWLVLALGAEAKLDVVPGAIEFALPFSTLEDARKVDHKLRTLERRNFRKESAIRVAVVGCGYSGVELAATVSERLQDRGTVKAINVETTICPNAPPGNREAAIKVLSSRKVELLLGYVVRCIRRDVDLEASEKPTKSIGVAQHDSEKYILELQPAQRGLQSQTVEADIVLWTVGNKSLLPKLEPRDRPYDLPLNARGQAETDETLRVNGHPRIFAVGDSCALRESSGRLLPSTAQVAFQQADFAGWNLWAAINDRPLLPFRFQNLGEMITLGRNDAAISPSFIEGLTLEGPIGHTARKLAYLIRLPTDEHRLKVGISWLTKSAIDSVASIQSTLTKVLSDS, encoded by the coding sequence ATGATGTCATCAGTTGCATTAGCTGCTTCAGCAAGTTTTGTACCATTCAATTCTAGGGCAAAGCACTTGGCTAGGCTATTTCCTGGTTTCTCGAGAAGATGTGGTGAGACCAACATATCATTATCTGCGAGTTCTCAACAGAAAGGATTTCGGTTTGCTGTTGCTTCCAGTGCATCCGGGACGAATGGAAATGTTGCAGAGATACCTGAAGCTGAAACTGCACCTCAATTATATTCTTGGCCAGATAAGAAGAGACCAAGGGTATGTATACTaggtggtgggtttggaggTCTATATACTGCGTTAAGACTAGAATCTTTGGAATGGCCTGATGACAGGAAACCTCAGGTGCTCCTTGTTGACCAGTCTGAACGCTTTGTTTTTAAGCCAATGCTGTATGAGCTTCTGTCTGGAGAAGTAGATGCATGGGAGATAGCTCCTCGTTTTTCGGATTTGCTGGCAAATACAAGTGTGCTGTTTTTTCAAGACAAGGCCAAACTATTATATCCCTCTGATCATTTGGAAGTGAATGGACCTACGCAATCCAGTTGTGGGGGATCTGTGCTGCTTGAAAGTGGTCTCCTTGTTGAATATGACTGGCTAGTTCTTGCTTTGGGAGCTGAAGCTAAGCTTGATGTTGTACCAGGAGCAATAGAGTTCGCATTGCCATTCTCCACCCTGGAGGATGCTCGTAAAGTTGATCATAAGTTAAGAACATTGGAGAGGAGGAACTTCCGTAAAGAATCTGCCATTCGTGTGGCTGTGGTTGGTTGTGGTTACTCTGGAGTTGAGTTAGCTGCCACCGTATCAGAGAGACTGCAGGATAGAGGCACAGTAAAAGCAATTAATGTGGAAACCACAATCTGCCCGAATGCCCCACCTGGCAATAGGGAAGCTGCAATTAAAGTTCTCTCATCCAGGAAAGTTGAACTTCTGTTGGGCTATGTTGTCCGTTGTATTCGTAGAGATGTTGATCTGGAAGCTTCagaaaagccaacaaagagCATAGGTGTTGCTCAACATGATTCtgagaaatatatattggaACTTCAACCTGCTCAAAGGGGGTTACAAAGTCAAACTGTGGAAGCAGATATTGTATTATGGACTGTTGGGAATAAATCTCTTCTTCCTAAGCTGGAACCCCGTGACAGGCCCTATGACCTTCCCTTAAATGCCCGGGGACAAGCAGAAACAGATGAAACTCTTCGTGTTAACGGCCACCCACGCATATTTGCAGTTGGTGATTCTTGTGCTTTAAGGGAATCCAGTGGAAGGCTTCTTCCTTCGACCGCACAGGTTGCTTTTCAGCAAGCGGACTTTGCTGGATGGAATCTGTGGGCTGCAATCAATGACCGTCCTCTTTTGCCATTTAGGTTTCAGAATTTAGGTGAGATGATAACTCTGGGGAGAAATGATGCAGCCATCTCTCCAAGTTTCATTGAGGGGCTAACTTTAGAAGGTCCTATTGGCCATACCGCGAGGAAATTAGCGTACTTGATTCGATTACCAACTGATGAGCATAGGCTTAAAGTAGGAATCAGCTGGCTCACAAAATCTGCCATAGATTCTGTTGCATCAATACAGAGCACCCTGACCAAGGTTCTCTCAGACTCATAA
- the LOC18776708 gene encoding 21 kDa protein gives MEGYLMPALLLALHILQLFNHINPCTATGKTNTQYIKRSCSVTIYPRLCYHSLSIYAGKIKTDPKVLAHTALNVTLAATQESSVIMRRLSEIHGLKPIETAAVLDCMEEIGDAILELQQSLDELGHVVRGSNFWFQMSDIQTWVSAALTDEDTCMDGFEEHHLRGRVEAVVRRYTVNVAHLTSNALALINSYASSKAALP, from the coding sequence ATGGAAGGTTATCTTATGCCTGCACTACTATTAGCTCTGCATATTCTCCAATTATTCAATCACATAAACCCCTGCACAGCCACTGGCAAAACAAACACTCAATACATAAAAAGATCATGCAGTGTCACAATTTATCCTAGATTGTGCTACCACAGCCTCTCAATCTATGCCGGAAAGATCAAGACCGACCCGAAAGTACTAGCTCATACTGCACTCAATGTGACCCTTGCAGCCACCCAAGAAAGTTCTGTGATAATGAGAAGGTTGTCAGAAATCCATGGTTTGAAGCCTATAGAGACTGCAGCAGTGCTTGATTGTATGGAGGAGATTGGTGACGCTATCCTTGAGCTTCAACAGTCCTTGGATGAGCTTGGTCATGTAGTTAGAGGCTCAAATTTCTGGTTTCAAATGAGTGATATTCAAACATGGGTTAGTGCTGCGTTGACAGATGAGGACACCTGCATGGATGGGTTTGAAGAGCATCATCTGAGAGGCAGGGTGGAGGCTGTTGTCCGTAGGTACACAGTGAATGTTGCACATCTGACAAGCAATGCTTTGGCACTCATCAACAGCTATGCCTCATCTAAAGCTGCCTTGCCTTAG
- the LOC18776470 gene encoding 21 kDa protein → MTRLGLGLSFLVLFHVLHMFGAADSTIARHSSPTAFIKASCRATDYPALCVQSLAGYASAIGQSERQLAQTALTVSLARVRSAQSYVAKLTRVRGIKPREYRAVKDCIENMGDSVDRLRQSVRELGQTGRAVGQDFMWHMSNVETWVSAALTDESTCLDGFSGRFMDGNIKTAITRRVNNVAQVTSNALALVNRFAAKHKAASAAKQP, encoded by the coding sequence ATGACAAGACTTGGTCTTGGCCTTTCCTTTTTGGTTCTCTTCCATGTTCTTCACATGTTTGGTGCAGCAGACTCCACCATTGCCAGACACTCAAGCCCCACAGCTTTCATCAAAGCCTCATGCAGGGCCACTGATTATCCTGCACTGTGTGTTCAAAGCCTTGCAGGCTACGCAAGTGCCATCGGACAAAGTGAAAGACAGTTAGCTCAAACTGCTTTGACAGTGAGCCTAGCCCGGGTGCGGTCGGCTCAATCCTATGTGGCCAAGTTGACTAGAGTCAGGGGGATCAAGCCTAGGGAGTACAGAGCTGTGAAAGACTGCATAGAGAACATGGGTGATAGCGTCGACCGGCTTCGCCAATCGGTTAGGGAACTTGGCCAGACCGGTCGAGCCGTTGGCCAGGACTTCATGTGGCACATGAGCAATGTGGAGACTTGGGTTAGTGCTGCTCTCACTGATGAAAGCACTTGTCTTGATGGGTTTTCTGGTCGTTTCATGGATGGGAATATAAAGACAGCTATAACAAGAAGGGTCAATAATGTTGCTCAGGTTACTAGCAATGCATTAGCCCTGGTTAATCGCTTTGCTGCAAAACACAAGGCAGCCTCAGCTGCCAAGCAGCCttag
- the LOC18777043 gene encoding uncharacterized protein LOC18777043 yields MAALSIGIATTSSPLLTRPTPRSSRPTRISCIGWDPEGVLGPPQTGHLARIEFKRRLERDADAREAFERQVIEEKERRRALRESRAAPDTAEELIEYFLNTEAREIEFEISRLRQRLDKEFFSHLQYELGQLRFAVSKTQDIEDRLIELEALQKALQEGTEAYDKMQTDLIKAKQSLTKVLTSKDVKATLLDMVERNELNRSFLTLLDENIANAHKGNQKQAADFMEKLRGAVLKYMTV; encoded by the exons ATGGCCGCTCTAAGCATTGGCATCGCTACCACCAGCTCACCCTTACTTACAAGGCCGACACCGCGTAGTTCGAGGCCTACAAGAATTTCCTGCATTGGATGG GACCCAGAAGGTGTCTTGGGGCCGCCGCAGACGGGCCATTTGGCCCGAATAGAGTTCAAGAGGCGGCTGGAAAGAGACGCCGATGCTCGAGAAGCCTTCGAGCGCCAAgtcattgaagaaaaagagcgCCGTAGAGCTCTTAGAGAA TCTCGGGCTGCGCCGGATACTGCAGAGGAGTTGATCGAGTACTTTCTCAACACTGAGGCACGGGAAATTGAGTTCGAGATTTCGAGGTTGAGGCAACG ATTGGACAAGGAATTTTTCTCACACCTTCAATATGAGCTAGGTCAGCTTCGGTTTGCTGTTTCAAAAACTCAG GATATAGAGGATAGATTGATTGAGTTGGAAGCATTGCAGAAAGCCCTGCAGGAAGGAACAG AGGCATATGACAAAATGCAAACTGACCTCATTAAAGCAAAGCAGAGTCTAACCAAAGTCTTGACTTCAAAGGATGTAAAAGCAACT TTACTAGATATGGTTGAGCGCAATGAACTTAATAGATCCTTCTTGACACTTCTTGATGAAAACATTGCAAATGCACACAAGGGCAACCAG AAGCAAGCAGCTGATTTCATGGAAAAGCTTCGTGGGGCTGTTCTCAAGTACATGACAGTTTAG
- the LOC18776557 gene encoding lipid transfer-like protein VAS, producing the protein MGSSKMFMLAMAMAVVVLSMTSCFGQSNETPGCAQDLLPCADYLKNTKPPPTTCCTAIKQTVATQLACLCNLFFTPGLLELYGGNTTSGLRIATACGETMDVNKCKAAIGAPTPQSPPATPGAPKADDGGSSKIAWAGFSALLLFWASVMFC; encoded by the exons atgggcaGCTCCAAAATGTTCATGTTGGCCATGGCCATGGCGGTTGTGGTGTTGAGCATGACCAGTTGCTTCGGACAGTCAAACGAAACGCCGGGTTGTGCTCAGGACCTGTTGCCCTGCGCAGACTACCTCAAGAACACGAAACCTCCGCCCACCACGTGTTGCACCGCCATCAAACAGACCGTTGCCACCCAGCTCGCCTGCCTCTGCAACCTCTTCTTCACGCCTGGACTTCTCGAACTTTATGGTGGCAACACCACTTCGGGTCTCAGAATCGCCACCGCCTGCGGCGAAACAATGGACGTCAACAAATGCAAAG CTGCCATTGGTGCTCCCACTCCACAATCCCCTCCTGCAACCCCAG GTGCACCAAAAGCTGACGATGGAGGTTCAAGCAAGATAGCGTGGGCTGGGTTTTCTGCTCTGCTCTTATTTTGGGCTTCTGTCATGTTCTGTTGA
- the LOC18776650 gene encoding FAM10 family protein At4g22670 isoform X1 produces MDEAKLNQLKHFVEQCKADPCVLSDPSLLFFRDYLESLGATIPAHSHSHGDSKSKSYVVEESDDDMAEAEAAQVHVEEEEEDEIIESDVELEGDTVEPDNEPPQKMGDASVEVSDENRETSQAAKSKAVEAISEGNLEEAIEHLTEAILLNPTSAIMYGTRASVYIKMKKPNAAIRDANAALEINPDSAKGYKSRGIARAMLGHWEEAAKDLHLASKLDYDEEISAVLKKVEPNVHRIEEHRRKYDRLRKEREDKRIERERQRRRAEAQAAYDKAKKQEQSSSSRRPGGMPGGFPGGMPGGFPGMPGGFPAGMGGGFPGGMPGGFPAGMGGGFPGGASGGASGGSPRGGAPGGFPGSTPGGVPGNVDFSKILNDPELMSAFSDPEVMAALQDVMKNPANLAKHQANPKVAPIIEKMMSKFGGPK; encoded by the exons ATGGACGAGGCGAAGCTGAACCAACTGAAGCATTTCGTCGAACAGTGCAAGGCCGATCCCTGCGTTCTTAGCGATCCTTCGCTCTTGTTCTTCCGCGACTACCTCGAAAG TCTCGGCGCTACGATCCCTGCCCATTCTCACAGTCACGGCGATTCCAAATCG AAGAGCTATGTGGTGGAGGAGAGCGACGACGACATGGCGGAAGCTGAAGCCGCTCAAGTCCATgtcgaagaagaagaggaagatgagatAATCGAATCCGACGTTGAGCTCGAGGGCGACACTGTGGAGCCTGACAATGAACCTCCTCAGAAG ATGGGAGATGCGTCGGTTGAGGTCAGTGATGAGAACCGCGAGACCTCTCAGGCAGCAAAATCCAAAGCTGTCGAGGCCATTTCAGAAG GTAACTTGGAGGAAGCGATTGAGCATCTCACGGAGGCAATTTTGCTCAACCCTACTTCAGCAATTATGTACGGCACCAGAG CTAGTGTGTACatcaaaatgaagaaacctAATGCCGCTATTCGTGATGCCAATGCTGCCCTAGAG ATCAATCCTGACTCTGCTAAAGGCTACAAGTCTCGCGGCATAGCACGAGCAATGCTTGGTCACTGGGAAGAGGCTGCCAAGGATCTTCACTTGGCATCGAAGTTAGATTATGATGAAGAAATAAGTGCTGTACTTAAGAAG GTTGAACCAAATGTGCACAGGATTGAGGAACACCGTCGGAAGTATGATAGGCTTCGCAAAGAAAGGGAGGATAAAAGGATTGAACGCGAGAGACAACGCCGCCGTGCTGAAGCTCAG GCTGCGTATGATAAGGCTAAGAAGCAAGAGCAGTCATCTTCTAGTAGAAGGCCAGGAGGCATGCCTGGTGGGTTTCCAGGAGGAATGCCTGGTGGGTTTCCAGGAATGCCAGGAGGCTTCCCAGCAGGCATGGGTGGAGGGTTTCCAGGGGGCATGCCTGGAGGCTTCCCAGCAGGCATGGGTGGTGGCTTTCCAGGAGGAGCATCTGGAGGTGCATCTGGAGGTTCGCCTAGGGGTGGTGCGCCTGGGGGTTTCCCTGGTAGCACACCAGGAGGGGTGCCCGGAAATGTTGATTTTAGCAAAATATTGAAT GACCCTGAACTGATGTCTGCGTTTAGTGATCCAGAAGTCATGGCTGCTCTTCAAGATG
- the LOC18776650 gene encoding FAM10 family protein At4g22670 isoform X2, with product MDEAKLNQLKHFVEQCKADPCVLSDPSLLFFRDYLESLGATIPAHSHSHGDSKSSYVVEESDDDMAEAEAAQVHVEEEEEDEIIESDVELEGDTVEPDNEPPQKMGDASVEVSDENRETSQAAKSKAVEAISEGNLEEAIEHLTEAILLNPTSAIMYGTRASVYIKMKKPNAAIRDANAALEINPDSAKGYKSRGIARAMLGHWEEAAKDLHLASKLDYDEEISAVLKKVEPNVHRIEEHRRKYDRLRKEREDKRIERERQRRRAEAQAAYDKAKKQEQSSSSRRPGGMPGGFPGGMPGGFPGMPGGFPAGMGGGFPGGMPGGFPAGMGGGFPGGASGGASGGSPRGGAPGGFPGSTPGGVPGNVDFSKILNDPELMSAFSDPEVMAALQDVMKNPANLAKHQANPKVAPIIEKMMSKFGGPK from the exons ATGGACGAGGCGAAGCTGAACCAACTGAAGCATTTCGTCGAACAGTGCAAGGCCGATCCCTGCGTTCTTAGCGATCCTTCGCTCTTGTTCTTCCGCGACTACCTCGAAAG TCTCGGCGCTACGATCCCTGCCCATTCTCACAGTCACGGCGATTCCAAATCG AGCTATGTGGTGGAGGAGAGCGACGACGACATGGCGGAAGCTGAAGCCGCTCAAGTCCATgtcgaagaagaagaggaagatgagatAATCGAATCCGACGTTGAGCTCGAGGGCGACACTGTGGAGCCTGACAATGAACCTCCTCAGAAG ATGGGAGATGCGTCGGTTGAGGTCAGTGATGAGAACCGCGAGACCTCTCAGGCAGCAAAATCCAAAGCTGTCGAGGCCATTTCAGAAG GTAACTTGGAGGAAGCGATTGAGCATCTCACGGAGGCAATTTTGCTCAACCCTACTTCAGCAATTATGTACGGCACCAGAG CTAGTGTGTACatcaaaatgaagaaacctAATGCCGCTATTCGTGATGCCAATGCTGCCCTAGAG ATCAATCCTGACTCTGCTAAAGGCTACAAGTCTCGCGGCATAGCACGAGCAATGCTTGGTCACTGGGAAGAGGCTGCCAAGGATCTTCACTTGGCATCGAAGTTAGATTATGATGAAGAAATAAGTGCTGTACTTAAGAAG GTTGAACCAAATGTGCACAGGATTGAGGAACACCGTCGGAAGTATGATAGGCTTCGCAAAGAAAGGGAGGATAAAAGGATTGAACGCGAGAGACAACGCCGCCGTGCTGAAGCTCAG GCTGCGTATGATAAGGCTAAGAAGCAAGAGCAGTCATCTTCTAGTAGAAGGCCAGGAGGCATGCCTGGTGGGTTTCCAGGAGGAATGCCTGGTGGGTTTCCAGGAATGCCAGGAGGCTTCCCAGCAGGCATGGGTGGAGGGTTTCCAGGGGGCATGCCTGGAGGCTTCCCAGCAGGCATGGGTGGTGGCTTTCCAGGAGGAGCATCTGGAGGTGCATCTGGAGGTTCGCCTAGGGGTGGTGCGCCTGGGGGTTTCCCTGGTAGCACACCAGGAGGGGTGCCCGGAAATGTTGATTTTAGCAAAATATTGAAT GACCCTGAACTGATGTCTGCGTTTAGTGATCCAGAAGTCATGGCTGCTCTTCAAGATG